Part of the Hemiscyllium ocellatum isolate sHemOce1 chromosome 9, sHemOce1.pat.X.cur, whole genome shotgun sequence genome, aaaaaacctcttcGATTGATCTGTGTCCGCCTACGGTTTACTGTTTGCTCGTGTCAGAAATGCAGGCGTTCGGTGAAAACACATCGTCACCTATGGAACCGGCGCAGAGATGTCCAAAGCTGCCTAGGGTGAATAGACCCCCAGCACAGCGACTTCACCATGCGCCCAGTCCTCACCAGGATCAAACATGTTTGAAATGAGCACGCTGCAGATGTCTATACAGGTATGTGTCACGTCGCGATAATAATACAGAAAGCAATAAGCAACTTGACCCGGGAGTCGGCCTGGGTCAGGCTTTTTAGATAAGGCTTTGGTGTGGTGGATATCCAGGATACGTCGCTCGCCGAGCTCAAAGGCACATAAGAGAGTAGTGTCGGTTAGATACCTCCTGAATGCAACTATCCAGAGAAGAGAGAGGTGGAAACTGACAGAGGTATGATTCTCATCTTTATTTACTGCGTGGAAAATCCAATTGTTTTAAAGAAATGTATCCTTCACTACTTACAAACCATACTTTAATTTTGCTTTTTCTTATTCAAAACAATATTTCTACTTTCTGTCATAGCtgaacagacacacacatgcggTGATGTAGCTATAACACGCAGAAATGCTCAGCCCTATAATCTACAAGGATAGGAGACCTCAGTGTAGTCAATATGTATCATTGTAGTGTGTATTAAGAGTGCAGCTAGTTTCCCTATTTATGAAGTGGAAGGCTATTTGTTTGAGGTATTTAATTTGTCAAATACGAGAAAttcgagagagaaaaaaattacgAACGACAACAGGAAAAAGGTATGATACTTTAGTCGGAAAAGTCCTCGATATGAAAAGCTGAAGTAACATGCAAGTCCTCAAAGTTTGAATCATTCATTAGCACCTTATAATTACCCTGCTAATTAGGTTGACACAGTACTTAATCATGAGTAATACGCCGTCATGTCACTGGCACTTCTCATCATTCTGACATTCAACAAGAGTCAGATTTCAGAGCGTACTCAAATGAACACAAGTTGATAGTCTGAAATAGTAGTGGAGTCATTTCACCCATCTCcaactccccacccacccccaccactttTTGGCAAATCTGCTAAAAAGAAatgttttttccctctctctgtttcggCACAAGGCGCTTATGGCGGGACGGTGTTTCAGAAACAATTAACTTCCAAAGTCGGTCAAAGAGTGCAGGGTGAAACACTGCAATAAATAAAGGAGTAATTAAAGAGACGCACGCACACCTATCCAGCAAATAAATAGGATTCGAATCGAGTGTGGGCGAAAACTCGACATGAAAGGAAGGTAATTAAAGAAATGTAGCAAATAGTACATGTTTTTATTATTTAAAAGTCCGACAGTTTGAGTATTGGAATTCACGTATGACCTGAACATCGGTTTAAACAGCAGAGTCAGTGCGCAGGCAGTGATATCAGATGTGCAGAATTTCAAGTTGAACAATGACTCCAAGAACCGCTTGTTCCGATGCCTGCTatttctggtgtgtgtgtgtgtgtatccaggATTGTTACATTCCCACTGCTCCTATGGAGGCAGGATGAGACCGCAAACcgtccacacctcctccaccactccccccccaacacacacacacacactccccccaaaaaCTGTGGCATTTGGTACTGAAAAGCGAACGATTTCCCGGATAGGGCGGACAATATTTCTTCAGTACCTGGTTTAATTGGCTCTGAAACGGGTAAGTAGCAACAATCAAGGTGCCCATTCGTCGGGGGCAGAAGATTATGCAAATTGATCTTGTTTTTATATATATAGAGTGTACAGTGGGAATATGCAGAAAGATGGTCCTTTGCGGTTTACTCCCTCGGTTGTAAATTGGGACAATCTGCAAATGGATATTGCTAACACGAGGAATAGTTTAAATTGTCAATTTCCCCCAAATTCGCCTTTTGTTTAGGGGAAAGGCCCAGACAATGGCCAATGGGTGAAAgtgttactttaaaaaaaacctgtcctTTTTCCATGTGGAGTGAAAGTTAGAGGTGGCAGCTAGAGTGTGCAGCTTGTGAATGTTAGAAAACGCGGACGGTTGACGAAAAGGCCATCGCGGCCTATTCTAAATTGACAGGATAAAACACGGTCCCTGGGATTGGTTTGCTGCTCGAAACGTCAGCCGGGTAGGCCTTGGCAGACCAATAGctggaaagatttataaaatatGCGCTGGattataataataataaaaaaaatgacactCTGCAATAGCCCGTGACGTCGGGTTTGGGAAGGAGTTGTCGCTTTGCAAAAGCTGTTGTAGTTGCAAGAGAAGCTTGGCGTCCCCGAGTTCCTCCTCATTTCATCCTTGCTGCAACACCTTAACTTTCCAACAAAGTTGGCTTTCACTGTCGAGTTCAGTCCTCGTGGAatatccctccccccaccctcaacaCCCCTATATCCTAACGTGAgaagtttgttttgttttttaaaaaaaaatcaatgcaacGCTAGCAAAGTTTCTGGCACGTGCTCTTTttcccttttcaaaaaaaaatgatcTGATGCTGTAGGGAAAATAAGGGAAAAGGGCgagcaaacctcccccccccccctcctctacacacacacacacacacacacactgattatcAACGCTTGTGATTTTTTGAACAGCTTAATCGCAAACTCTCATTAAAGTCCTAGGCGGTGATGAAGACCCGCTCTTAACATTGTAGGGACCCGGGATGGAAGGATCCAGCGGCTCTAGTTTTGGAATAGACACTATATTGTCCAACGGTTCCAGCAGCCCGGTGCTGGGGAACAGTGATTTCTCTCACGGTGACAGCAGGACTTCGGATTTCCGAAACCAAAATTCGCCGTCCCCGGGCTCAGAGATCGACACGGTGGGCACGATCCCCCTCTCGCCGATTTCCATGGAGCAGACAGAGGTGCATCTCAGCGCCGAGAGCCAGCGCCATCAGCAGCAAAGTTTACAgccgcctcctcctcctcctcctcctcctccaccaccaccgcagCCGCAGCAACTGGCAGGAGGCAGCTCTGTCCCCAGGACTTCCACATCTTCTTTCTTAATTAAAGACATTCTGGGAGACAGCAAACCGCTGGCAGCCTGTGCCCCTTACAGCACCAGCGTCTGTTCGCCCCACACCCCCAAACCAGAGGCTGAGCCTTTCAGGCAAAAGACGGAACCCGAAGAGGGTAAAAACCGGGATAAGCGAGATGACGGTCAAAGCGACAGCCTCAAATGCAACGGTGAGTCCTTTATTGCAGCCTTCCCTGAAATAGAGCTGTGTCTCCCGCAGAACCGCGGCCGCTTGTATTTTTCCTCGTTCGCAACTCGGTTTTGGAAGGATTGCAGGCGGGGAGctgtcaggtttttttttgtggggagggggggataaAAATATCTGAGATCTTCGTTAGATAACACGAGAGCGCTGAGAGGTTACTCTGTAGCTAATAATGATGCCGACTGTTTTTCGTTCAAACGTTTGCTTCTGACTGGGTCGCTGTCACCTTTGTTTATGCTGGGTTCTGCCAGGGAATTGATTGACCAAATAGGCCGTATACATACATTCCCTCCCCCTTTGCAAAACTATTTGAGACTGGGCGCATTTTTTTCGCCAGTCGCGAGCACTAAAGAAGGTTCGGAGATTGTACCCAGGGAGATGCCAACATGCAGTGCAAAGGGAAGGCAGGCCTAGCAACTGTGTTTTTGTATGTACCTCGCGGAACCTAAACGGTCGCGCCTTTCCACGTGAAATTATTTCGGTGTTTGATGCAGAAATACAACTGCGATTACTGATCCGAACGTGGGATTACTCAGTGCAGCGAATTATACAAAGGTTACCCAGTTCTCGATTTCAAATGTTTTGGGGAGTAGGGGGAAATGGGGTGGCCAGAGATTGATATAATTGGTCGTTTCTCTTGGAGATTTAATGTGTGTTAATAGTTCGTAATATGACAAGTAAGGAAAACGTGCGATTAAAGAGAATGATCTTGAAAAAAATACTTAATCCTCTTTAAGACAGGATGATAATTTGCAAAACACTGCTAATGATACTTTATCAGTATCAGCCATTTCTGTTTGTTGTAAATTGTgtgtaaatgagaaaaaaaagtctttttcTTATAATTCATTCAGTGATTACTATTAGCATAATAgagggggggagaaaaaaaacagatgcAGGGTCTGGTCTGGCGAATTTCTCTGTCCAAAGCTCCCTAGTGGGTCAATTAGAGAAGATTATTGTTCTTCCTGCAGGGAAGATCATAGTGCGCTGCAAAAAACTCGTACAAATAGAGATAGATTGACATATCGATTTCCcagcatttcagaaaaaaaaactcaaagttGACAAATAGTATCCGGAATTCTTAACGATGCCACCAGTACGTGGAAATCCACTTCAACCTCTTAAACACAACAAGCCAGTTATAAGTTTAACTCCCGTTACACGGAGGCCGCTGGTTTGGGGAGaattctgc contains:
- the barhl2 gene encoding barH-like 2 homeobox protein, yielding MEGSSGSSFGIDTILSNGSSSPVLGNSDFSHGDSRTSDFRNQNSPSPGSEIDTVGTIPLSPISMEQTEVHLSAESQRHQQQSLQPPPPPPPPPPPPPQPQQLAGGSSVPRTSTSSFLIKDILGDSKPLAACAPYSTSVCSPHTPKPEAEPFRQKTEPEEGKNRDKRDDGQSDSLKCNGTKEEGDREITSSRESPPVRAKKPRKARTAFSDHQLNQLERSFERQKYLSVQDRMDLAAALNLTDTQVKTWYQNRRTKWKRQTAVGLELLAEAGNYSALQRMFPSPYFYHPSLLTNMDSTAAAAMYMYRTPPPHPGLQRPLVPRVLIHGLGPAGQPALNPLPNPIPGTPHPR